One stretch of Clavibacter californiensis DNA includes these proteins:
- a CDS encoding Sec-independent protein translocase family protein, which translates to MFGLTFEKLMLIGIIAVFLLGPERLPVYTQKLADLVKAARRMATGARERMRDELGPEFDEVDWKKLDPRQYDPRRIIKEALFEDEPVVTKPRVPVETTIARRQRLEREAAAASAQPAPFDAEAT; encoded by the coding sequence ATGTTCGGCCTGACGTTCGAGAAGCTGATGCTCATCGGCATCATCGCCGTGTTCCTGCTCGGCCCCGAGCGGCTGCCGGTCTACACCCAGAAGCTCGCGGATCTGGTGAAGGCCGCGCGCCGCATGGCCACCGGCGCCCGGGAGCGCATGCGCGACGAGCTGGGGCCGGAGTTCGACGAGGTCGACTGGAAGAAGCTCGACCCGCGCCAGTACGACCCGCGCCGCATCATCAAGGAGGCGCTGTTCGAGGACGAGCCCGTCGTGACGAAGCCGCGCGTCCCCGTCGAGACCACCATCGCCCGCCGCCAGCGCCTGGAGCGCGAGGCAGCCGCCGCGTCGGCCCAGCCCGCGCCGTTCGACGCCGAGGCCACCTGA